CTCGGCGGCGCTGCGCGCGTCGACGCGCTCGGGCTCCGTGAGGTCGAGCGACGTGCTGTGGGTCTCGTCTCCCGGCGCTGTCACGCAGGTGAGTGTAGGTCGTGCCCCCTGCCCGGCGCGGCCGAGCCGACCTCCCCGCGAGAGCCGACTTCTGCGCGAGAGCGGAGTTGTGCCGGGTCAGCCCCGGGCGGCGAGCGCGGCCTGGTAGAGCTCGCGCTTGCTCAGGCCGGTCGCGGCGGCCACGGCGGCGGCGGCGTCCTTGAGCCGTTCACCGGCCTCGGCGCGGGCGACGACCTCCGCCACGTGGTCCTCGGTGCGGGCCGCGCGCGGCTCGGCGCCCGCGACGACGAGCGTCACCTCACCGCGCACCCCGTCCCGCGCCCACTCGGCGAGCTCGGAGAGCGGTCCGCGGCGGATCTCCTCGTAGGTCTTGGTGAGCTCGCGGCAGACGGCGGCCCGGCGGTCCTCGCCGAACGCGTGGGCCATGGCCGCGAGGGTGTCGCCCACGCGGTGCGGGGAGTCGAAGAAGACCATCGTGCGCTGCTCGTCGGCGAGGCCGGCGAAGGTCCGCTCCCGGTCACCGGGGCGGCGCGGGGCGAACCCCTCGAAGCAGAACCTGTCGGTGGCCAGGCCGGAGACGGCGAGGGCGGTGAGCACGGCGCTCGGTCCGGGCAGCACGCTCACCGGCACCCCGCCCGCGACGGCGACGCCCACGAGCCGGTACCCGGGGTCGGAGACCGAGGGCATGCCGGCGTCGGAGACGACGAGCACCCGCCGACCCTCGCGGGCGTGGGCGACGAGCACGGGCGCCCGCTCCTGCTCGTTGTGCTCGTGGAAGCTCACCAGCTCCCCCTCCACCCAGACGCCGAGGCGGCGGGCGAGCGCGAGCAGCCGGCGGGTGTCCTCCGCGGCGACGACGTCGGCCTCGGCGAGTGCGCGCAGCAGCCGGGCGGGGGCGTCCCCGGCGTCGCCGATGGGGGTGGCGGCGAGGACGATCTGGCCGCCCTCACCGCGCCAGGGCGACCGCCCGGCAGCGGCGGACTCCTCGCCGTCGGCCGGATCCTGCGCGTGCTCCGCCAGCTCGTCCATCACCCCAGTGTGGCCCAGGGGGACCGACAGCCCGCACGTCAGGGTGCCCCGCGAGGTGGGGCAGCCTGACGTTCCCCGGCGCGGCGCGGGCCGGTCAGCGCACGACGACGACGGGGATCGTCGCGTCGCGGACGGCGGTCGTGGCCGTCGAGCCGATGAGCATGTTGCTCAGCCGAGAGCGTCCCTTGGAGCCGACGACCAGCACGTCGGCGCCCTTGGCGGCGGCGAGCAGCGCGTGGTCGGGGCGGGTGAAGGCGGTGTGCGCGTGGATCTGCAGTCCGGGGTGGGCAGCGGCGGCCGCCTCGGCACGCCGCTGCGTCTCGGCGCGGGTCGCCTCCTGCATCTCGGTGATCGAGGGCGTCGTGCCGAACGGGGCGTCCTCGGGGCGTACGCCCGTGGGGATCGACCACGCCCGCACGACGTGGAGCTCCGCACCCCGGCGCGCCGCCTCCGCGGCCGCGTACTCGATCGCACGCGCCGCACACGGCGAGCCGTCGTCCCCGACCAGGACCCCGCCGTCGACCTCCGCCACGGTCCGGATCCCGGCCATCGGGGTCCAGCTGGCGCTCTGGGAGATGTCGTCGTCGGCCATGCCACCACTGTATTCCTGTGGCGCACGTCTCGGGCCCGGGGCGCCGTGGGACGATGGCGGCGAGCCCGTCGACCCGGAGGAGAACCGCATGAGTGAGAGCCGCGCCCTCGTCGTCGTCGACGTGCAGCCGACGTTCTGTGAGGGCGGTGCCCTGCCCGTCGCCGGCGGCAACGCCGTCGCCCACGCGATCGCCGAGTACACCGCCTCGCACCGTGACCGCTACGCGCTCGTCGTCACCACCCAGGACTGGCACATCGAGCCGGGGCGCCACTTCGCCACCCCGCCCGAGGAGCCGGACTTCGTCGACACGTGGCCGCCGCACGGGGTCGCGGGCACCGCAGAGGCCGAGCTGCACCCGGCGCTCGCGGACCTCGCCCCCGACGCCTCGGTCCGCAAGGGCCAGTACGCCGCCGCGTACTCCGGCTTCGAGGGCACCGACGACGAGGGGCGCACCCTCGCCGAGCTGCTCGAGGGGGTCGACGCCGTCGACGTCGTCGGGCTCGCGGAGTCCCACTGCGTCAAGGAGACCGCGCTCGACGCGGTGCGCGCCGGAATGAGCGTCCGGGTGCTCAGCGACCTCACCGCCCCGGTGACCCCGGAGCAGGGGGAGACCGCCCGTGCGCAGCTGCGCTCGGCGGGCGTGGAGATCGCCACCTCACGCTGACCCGCGGAAGTCGGCTGTCGTGCGGAAGTCGGCTGTCGGGACAAAGTCGGCTGTCGGGACAAACTCGGCTGTCGCGCGGAAGTCGGCTGTCGGCGGGGGAGGGGGAGTGGTGCGGGAGGGGCAACTAGGCTTGTGGCCATGACCAGCATCCTCTCGGCGGTGGCCTGGCCCTACGCCAGCGGCCCGCGGCACATCGGACACGTGGCCGGCTTCGGCGTTCCCTCCGACGTCTTCAGCCGGTTCATGCGCATGGCCGGCCACGACGTCCTCATGGTGTCGGGCACCGACGAGCACGGCACCCCGATCCTCGTCGCCGCCGACGCCGCGGGGGTCAGCGCCCGCGAGCTCGCCGACCGCAACAACCGCCTCATCGTCGAGGACCTCGCCGCCCTCGGGCTGTCCTACGACCTGTTCACCCGCACGACGACGCGCAACCACTACGCCGTCGTCCAGGAGATGTTCCAGGTCGTCCACGAGAACGGCTACATGGTCGAGCGGACCACCAAGGGCGCGATCTCCCCGTCCACCGGGCGCACCCTGCCCGACCGGTACATCGAGGGCACCTGCCCGATCTGCAAGTACCCCGGCGCGCGCGGGGACCAGTGCGACAACTGCGGCAACCAGCTCGACCCGACCGACCTCATCGACCCGCGCTCGCGGATCAACGGCGAGACCCCGGAGTTCATCGAGACCCGGCACTTCTTCCTCGACCTCCCGGCGCTCGCCGAGGCGCTGGGGAAGTGGCTCGACGGGCGCGAGGCCTCGGGCACGTGGCGGCCCAACGTCATCCGCTTCTCCAAGAACATCCTCGCCGACATCAAGCCGCGTGCGATGACGCGCGACATCGACTGGGGCATCCCGGTGCCGCTCGACGGGTGGCGCGACCAGCCGACCAAGCGGCTGTACGTGTGGTTCGACGCCGTCATCGGCTACCTGTCGGCCTCCATCGAGTGGGCCCGGCGCAGCGGCGACCCGGACGCGTGGCGGCGCTGGTGGAACGACCCCGAGGCGCTGTCCTACTACTTCATGGGCAAGGACAACATCGTCTTCCACTCCCAGATCTGGCCGGCCGAGATGCTCGCCTACAACGGCGAGGGCGAGTACGGCGGGAAGCCCGGGGAGTACGGCACGCTCAACCTGCCCACCGAGGTCGTCTCGAGTGAGTTCCTCACCATGGAGGGCAAGAAGTTCTCCTCCTCCCGCGGCGTCGTCATCTACGTCCGTGACGTCCTCGAGCGCTACCAGGCCGACGCGCTGCGCTACTTCATCTGCGTGGCCGGCCCGGAGAACCAGGACAGCGACTTCACCTGGGCCGAGTTCGTCCGCCGCACCAACGGCGAGCTCGTCGCCGGGTGGGGCAACCTCGTCAACCGCACAGCCTCGATGATCCACAAGAACATCGGGGAGATCCCGCCCGCCGGGGAGCTCATCGAGCCCGACCTCGAGCTGCAGGCGACGATCGCCGAGGGCTTCGACACCGTCGGGGCGCTCATCGCCCGCCACCGCCAGCGCGCGGCGATCCAGGAGGCCATGCGGCTCGTGGGCGAGGCGAACAAGTACATCACCGACATGGAGCCCTACAAGCTCAAGGACGAGTCGCAGCACGCGCGCCGCGCGACGATCCTCCACGTCGCCGCCCAGGCGGTGAGCGACCTCAACGTCATGCTCAGCCCGTTCCTGCCGCACAGCGCGAACGTCATCGACGCGATCATCGGCGGCAGCGGGGACGTCGCCCCGCTCCCGCGGATCGAGGAGGTCGAGGACCTCGACGGCGGCCCGGGCTACCCGGTCATCACCGGCGACTACAGCGGCGTGCCGGAGTGGGGACCGCGGCCCGTGCGGGTCGGCGCCCCCATCGCCAAGCCGGTCCCGGTCTTCACCAAGCTCGACGACTCGGTCGTCACCGAGGAGCTCGCGCGCCTCGGCGTCGAGCCCGAGGGCGGCGACACGGAGTGAGCCGCCGCGAGCGCGGCTGGCCGCCGGTCCCGGAGGCACTGCCCGTCGCCGTCGTCGACAACCACACCCACTTCCCGGTGGGCGCCGACGACGACCCGGGCGTGCGCGAGGGCAGCGACCCGCTCACCATGGCCGAGCAGCTCGAGCGCGCGGCCGCGGTGGGCGTGGACCGGATGGTCCAGGTCGGCTGCGACCTCGACACCCTCGCCCCGAGCGTCGCGCTCGCCGAGGAGCACCCCGAGATCGTCGCCGCGCTCGCCATCCACCCCAACGAGGCGCCGCTGCACGCCGGGGTGCTGGAGGTCGCGCCGGACGGGCTCGACCCCGCCCTCGCCCCGCGGCACGAGACGTCGCTGGCCGACGCGGTCGCCCGCGTCGCCGAGCTCGCCCGCCACGAGCGGGTGAGGGCGATCGGGGAGACCGGGCTGGACTACTTCCGGGGCGGGGAACGCGCCCGGGAGGTGCAGCGTGCGGCCTTCCGCGAGCACGTCGCGATCGCCAAGGAGCTGGGCCTGGCGCTGCAGATCCACGACCGCGACGCCCACGAGGACGTCGTCGCCCTCCTCCTCGCCGACGGCGCCCCCGAGCGCACCGTCTTCCACTGCTTCTCCGGGGACGTCGGGCTGGCCCGCGCCTGCGCCGAGCACGGCTGGTACGTCTCGGTGGCCGGACCGGTGACCTTCAAGGCGAACGACGACCTGCGCGCCGCCGTCCGGGAGGTGCCCCGCGAGCTCCTCCTCGTCGAGACCGACGCCCCGTACCTCACCCCGGCGCCCCACCGCGGACGGCCCAACGCGCCCTACCTGCTGCCGCTCACCGTGCGGCGGCTGGCGGAGGAGACGGGCGTCCCGCTGGCCGATCTGTGCCACTCGCTGACCGCGAACACCGAGGCCGTGTACGGCACCTGGTGACCGGCCCGGAGCGCCCTCACCGGTGTTCCCGGGACCTCCGGTGGGAGTGGGGACGACCACAACGACTACCACTCAAGGTCACGAATCGGTTACGGTCGGGGTCAGGTCAGTCATCACCCGCGCGGGCGACCGCGCCGGGTGGCCCTCCCTCCAGACAGGACCCTGTAGTGCACGACGCCCTCCACCGTGGCCGTCACCGTGAGGTGACCGCGGCCCCCAAGCGACTTCGCACCCTCGCCCGGCGCGGCCTCCACACCACGGTCATCGCCGTCATCGCCGGCGGGACCCTCGCGTTCGCCGACGCCGCGACGCCGACGGCGGCCGAGCTCGCCGCCAGCGCCTCCCTCACCCCGGCGGCCGCCGTCGCCGAGGGCGAGGCGATCGACCGCAGCGCTCTGGGTGCCTCGCGCTTCGAGGCCCGTTCTGCCCTCGGCGGCCTCGTCGCCGTCGACCTCGTCGTCGACGGCGAGGTGCGCGAGCTCACCTCCCAGGCGGCCACCGTCGCCGACCTCCTCGCCGAGGCGGGCGTCGTCGTCGACCAGGACGACGTCGTGTCGGCCCCGCTCGCCACGCCCCTCGTCGCCGGCATGACCATCGAGGTCACCACGGTCGAGACCGTGGACGAGCACGTGAGCGAGACCGCCCCGCACACCACCGTCGAGGAGGAGGACGACACCCTCCCCCGAGGCGAGCGCCGCGTCGTCACCGAGGGTGTCGACGGCGTCACCGCCACGACCTACCGCGTCACCGTCACCGGCGGTGAGGAGACCGGCCGCGAGGTCATCGCCCGCGCCGTCGTGAGCGAGCGGGTCGACGAGGTCGTGCACGTCGGCACGGCCGATCCGCAGCCCGTGGCCCCCGCCGCCCCGGAGACCTCCGCAGGCACGCCGGGCCCGGTCGTCAGCGGTGACCCCAAGGCGATCGCGGCCGACATGGTCGCCGCGCGCGGCTGGGGCAGCGACCAGTTCAGCTGTCTCGACACCCTGTGGGAGCGCGAGTCCAACTGGAACCCGCTCGCCGAGAACCCGAGCTCCGGCGCCTACGGCATCCCGCAGTCGCTGCCCGGCTCGAAGATGGCCTCGGTCGGCTCCGACTGGCGCACCAACCCCGCCACCCAGATCACCTGGGGCCTGAACTACATCGCGGGCCGCTACGGGACGCCCTGCGCCGCCCTCGGCCACAGCAACTCCGTCGGCTGGTACTGACCGCCGATAGCATTGCACGGCTCACATCCCTGGACCGACGCGTAACAATACGGTTACAGTCGCCCACGGACGATGTGTCCGCCAGTCGCCTCGCGGTGACGCACCCAGCCGGATCAGACCCCTCCCGGGGACCTTCGGGTCCTCGCTGAGTCGGCTGCCCTCAGGGGCAGTCGACCCCGTCTGTGCCGGGACGCGCAACCCAAGGAAGCTCGTGGCATCGAACGACGCCGTCCTCCCTCCCTCCACCCCTGACGCTGACCAGCCCCGCCGGCGGCACCGGCGCCGCGCCCTCGTCGCGACGCTCGCCGCCGCCGCCATCGCCACCGGCGGTGGGATCGCCGCCGCCGCGGCCCACAAGTCCGTCCAGCTCGACGTCGACGGCGTCGAGCGCACCGTCTCCACCTTCGCCGGCTCCGTCGCCGGCCTGCTCGACGAGCAGGACGTCGCCGTCGGGGAGCGCGACGCCGTCGGCCCCGACCCCGACGCCCCCCTCGAGGACGGCGACCTCGTCGTCGTCCGTAGCGCGCGCCAGATCCGCGTCGACGTCGACGGCGAGCAGCGGGCGATGTGGACCACCGCCGACACCACCGCTGAGGCGATCCAGTCCTTCGGGGAGGGCGGCCGCGAGATCACCGTCGCCGCCTCCCGCTCCCGTGACGGCAGCCGGCAGGCGCTGGACATGCCCCTCGTCGACGGCGAGCCGGTCGACGTCGTCGTGGACGGACAGACCATCCGCGTCACCCCCGAGGGCGAGGCCCACGTCGACGACGTCCTCGACCTCGCCGGCACGTCCCTCGGCAAGCTCGACGACGTCGTCGTCGGCACCGGGGACGACGACATCGTCCAGGTGACCGTCACCCGCGGGCAGCACAGCATGCGCACCCACGTCGAGCCCGTCCCGTACGAGACGACCGAGCAGGAGGACGACTCGCTGTACGTCGGCGAGCGTCGCGTCGTCCAGGAGGGCGCCGAGGGCCTGCGCGTGCGCGCCGCCCTCCACGTCAAGACGGGTGACCAGGAGTCCGCGGGCGAGGCGAGCGAGTTCGTCACGGTGACCGAGCCGGTCGCCGAGATCGTCGCCGTCGGCACGAAGGAGCGGCCCGCTCCCCAGCCCGCCGCGCCCGCCGCCCCCGCCCCGAGCGCGAGCGGCTCCTCCTCCGGCTCCTCCAGCGGCGGCTCCGCGACCCCGAGCGCCCCTTCCGGCGCGGTGTCCGGTGACGTCTGGGCGGCGCTCGCCCAGTGCGAGTCCGGCGGCAACCCGACGGTCGTCAGCTCCAACGGGCTCTACCACGGGCTCTACCAGTTCTCCGTGGCCACCTGGCAGTCCGTCGGCGGCACCGGCCTGCCGTCCCAGGCCTCCCCGGCCGAGCAGACCCAGCGCGCCCAGATGCTCCAGGCCCGCTCCGGCTGGGGCCAGTGGCCCCACTGTTCCGCCAAGCTCGGCCTGCGCTGACCCTCCGCCTCCCGCCCCCGTGCCGCCCCGGACCCCCGGCGCGGCGCGGGGGCGGAGCGGCGTCCACGGACCGGCGGCTAGGCTCGACGTCGTGAGCCACGACCCCGCCCCTGCCACCGCAGACCCCCTCCTGGGCCCCGCCGACGTGCGGGCCCTGGCCGGTGCCCTCGGGATCCGGCCGACGAAGACCCTCGGCCAGAACTTCGTCGTCGACCCGGGCACGGTCCGCAAGATCGTGCGCACCGCGGGGATCGAGGCGGGCGACGTCGTCGTCGAGGTCGGCCCGGGCCTCGGCTCCCTCACGCTCGCGCTGCTGGAGACAGGGGCGCGCGTCGTCGCGATCGAGATCGACCCCGTGCTCGCCGACGCGCTGCCCCGCACCGTGGCGGCCCGCATGCCCGAGGCCGCTGACCGGCTCGTCGTCGTCACCTCCGACGCGATGGACGTCACCGAGCTGCCTGCCTTCCCCGGCGAGGAGGAGCCCGCCGAGCCCGGCGCGCTCGTCGCCAACCTGCCCTACAACGTCGCGGTGCCCGTGCTCCTCACGCTGCTCGAGCGGCTGCCCAGCCTGCGCCACGGCCTCGTCATGGTGCAGGCCGAGGTCGCCGACCGGCTCGCCGCCCCGCCCGGGTCGCGCACCTACGGCGTCCCCTCCGCCAAGGCGGCCTGGTACGCCGCCGCGCAGCGCTCGGCCACCATCGGACGGACGGTCTTCTGGCCCGTCCCCAACGTCGACTCCGCGCTCGTGCGCCTCGAGCGGCGCGAGCCCCCCACCACCACCGCGAGCCGCGCGGAGGTCTTCGCAGTCGTCGACGCCGCGTTCAGCCAGCGTCGCAAGACCCTGCGCTCCGCCCTGGCCACGTGGGCCGGGTCCCCCGCGGCGGCCGGTGAGGCAGTCACCGCCGCCGGGCTGGACCCGACGCTGCGCGGCGAGCGGCTCGGCATCGCCGAGTTCGCCCGCATCGCCGAGCAGCGCCCGGTGACGCGGTGAGCACCGGCCCCGAGGTCCGGGTCCGGGCCCCCGGCAAGATCAACCTCGCGCTGCGCGTCGGGCCGCCCGACGGGGACGGCTACCACCCGCTCGCGACGGTCTTCCAGGCCGTCTCCCTCCACGAGGACGTCATCGCCGCCCCGGCCCTCGACCTGCGCCTCACCGTCGAGGGCCCCGACGCCGACCGCGTCCCCCTCGACGACTCCAACCTCGCCCTGCGGGCCGCGCGCCTCCTCCAGGAGCGCACCGGCATCACCGCCGGCGCCCACCTCCACATCGTCAAGCAGGTGCCCGTCGCCGGCGGCATGGGCGGCGGGTCCGCCGACGCCGCCGCCGCCCTCCTCGCGTGCGACCAGCTGTGGGGTGCGGGCCTGGACCGCACCGAGCTCGTCGCGCTCGCCCGCGAGCTGGGCGCCGACGTCCCCTTCGCGCTCACCGGGCTCACCGCCGTCGGCAGCGGCCGCGGCGACGTCCTCACCTCCGCGATGGTCAGCGGCACCTACCACTGGGTGCTTGCCGTCCAGGACGTCGGCCTGTCCACCCCCGAGGTCTTCGCGGCCTTCGACGACGACGGCGGGCGCGCCGCCCCCGCCCCGCACCTCGACGACGCGCTGCTCGCCGCCCTGCGCGCGGGCGACCCGCACGAGGTCGCCCGGCACCTCGTCAACGACCTCGAGGGCCCGGCCCTCGACCTGCGCCCCGAGCTCCGGGACGTCCTCGCCGCCGCGGACCGTGCCGGTGCCCTCGCCGCGGTCCTCTCCGGCTCCGGCCCGACCGTCGCCGCCCTCGCCGTCGACGAGCGGCACGCCCGCTCGGTCGCCGCCGTCGTGCGGGAGGCCGAGGTGGCCCGCGACGTCCTCGTCGTCAGCGGCCCGGCCCCCGGTGCCCGCGTCCTCGAGCACGTGTCGGGCGGCTGACCCGGACCGGCGCGGCGACCCGCGCTCGGGTAAAGTCGTCTGCGGCGTGCCGGGAAGTCTGGTCGGCGAGCGGTCCGAGGACCGCTCCCGTGCCCGACCCCACGACAGGACACCCATGCCCGCCACCTCGCTCGCCGCGGCCCTCCGCTCCCCGCGCGCCGGAGCCCTGCTCCTCCTCACCGCCGCCGTGCTCGGCCTCATCGCCGCCAACTCCCCGCTCGGCCCCGGCCTGAGCGAGCTCCAGCACACCTACCTCGCCGTACCCGGCACGGGGATCAGCCTCAGCGTCGGCCACTGGATCAG
Above is a genomic segment from Georgenia wutianyii containing:
- the metG gene encoding methionine--tRNA ligase — protein: MTSILSAVAWPYASGPRHIGHVAGFGVPSDVFSRFMRMAGHDVLMVSGTDEHGTPILVAADAAGVSARELADRNNRLIVEDLAALGLSYDLFTRTTTRNHYAVVQEMFQVVHENGYMVERTTKGAISPSTGRTLPDRYIEGTCPICKYPGARGDQCDNCGNQLDPTDLIDPRSRINGETPEFIETRHFFLDLPALAEALGKWLDGREASGTWRPNVIRFSKNILADIKPRAMTRDIDWGIPVPLDGWRDQPTKRLYVWFDAVIGYLSASIEWARRSGDPDAWRRWWNDPEALSYYFMGKDNIVFHSQIWPAEMLAYNGEGEYGGKPGEYGTLNLPTEVVSSEFLTMEGKKFSSSRGVVIYVRDVLERYQADALRYFICVAGPENQDSDFTWAEFVRRTNGELVAGWGNLVNRTASMIHKNIGEIPPAGELIEPDLELQATIAEGFDTVGALIARHRQRAAIQEAMRLVGEANKYITDMEPYKLKDESQHARRATILHVAAQAVSDLNVMLSPFLPHSANVIDAIIGGSGDVAPLPRIEEVEDLDGGPGYPVITGDYSGVPEWGPRPVRVGAPIAKPVPVFTKLDDSVVTEELARLGVEPEGGDTE
- a CDS encoding isochorismatase family protein; this encodes MSESRALVVVDVQPTFCEGGALPVAGGNAVAHAIAEYTASHRDRYALVVTTQDWHIEPGRHFATPPEEPDFVDTWPPHGVAGTAEAELHPALADLAPDASVRKGQYAAAYSGFEGTDDEGRTLAELLEGVDAVDVVGLAESHCVKETALDAVRAGMSVRVLSDLTAPVTPEQGETARAQLRSAGVEIATSR
- a CDS encoding 4-(cytidine 5'-diphospho)-2-C-methyl-D-erythritol kinase, with translation MSTGPEVRVRAPGKINLALRVGPPDGDGYHPLATVFQAVSLHEDVIAAPALDLRLTVEGPDADRVPLDDSNLALRAARLLQERTGITAGAHLHIVKQVPVAGGMGGGSADAAAALLACDQLWGAGLDRTELVALARELGADVPFALTGLTAVGSGRGDVLTSAMVSGTYHWVLAVQDVGLSTPEVFAAFDDDGGRAAPAPHLDDALLAALRAGDPHEVARHLVNDLEGPALDLRPELRDVLAAADRAGALAAVLSGSGPTVAALAVDERHARSVAAVVREAEVARDVLVVSGPAPGARVLEHVSGG
- a CDS encoding aggregation-promoting factor C-terminal-like domain-containing protein; protein product: MHDALHRGRHREVTAAPKRLRTLARRGLHTTVIAVIAGGTLAFADAATPTAAELAASASLTPAAAVAEGEAIDRSALGASRFEARSALGGLVAVDLVVDGEVRELTSQAATVADLLAEAGVVVDQDDVVSAPLATPLVAGMTIEVTTVETVDEHVSETAPHTTVEEEDDTLPRGERRVVTEGVDGVTATTYRVTVTGGEETGREVIARAVVSERVDEVVHVGTADPQPVAPAAPETSAGTPGPVVSGDPKAIAADMVAARGWGSDQFSCLDTLWERESNWNPLAENPSSGAYGIPQSLPGSKMASVGSDWRTNPATQITWGLNYIAGRYGTPCAALGHSNSVGWY
- a CDS encoding resuscitation-promoting factor, whose protein sequence is MASNDAVLPPSTPDADQPRRRHRRRALVATLAAAAIATGGGIAAAAAHKSVQLDVDGVERTVSTFAGSVAGLLDEQDVAVGERDAVGPDPDAPLEDGDLVVVRSARQIRVDVDGEQRAMWTTADTTAEAIQSFGEGGREITVAASRSRDGSRQALDMPLVDGEPVDVVVDGQTIRVTPEGEAHVDDVLDLAGTSLGKLDDVVVGTGDDDIVQVTVTRGQHSMRTHVEPVPYETTEQEDDSLYVGERRVVQEGAEGLRVRAALHVKTGDQESAGEASEFVTVTEPVAEIVAVGTKERPAPQPAAPAAPAPSASGSSSGSSSGGSATPSAPSGAVSGDVWAALAQCESGGNPTVVSSNGLYHGLYQFSVATWQSVGGTGLPSQASPAEQTQRAQMLQARSGWGQWPHCSAKLGLR
- the rsmI gene encoding 16S rRNA (cytidine(1402)-2'-O)-methyltransferase, whose amino-acid sequence is MDELAEHAQDPADGEESAAAGRSPWRGEGGQIVLAATPIGDAGDAPARLLRALAEADVVAAEDTRRLLALARRLGVWVEGELVSFHEHNEQERAPVLVAHAREGRRVLVVSDAGMPSVSDPGYRLVGVAVAGGVPVSVLPGPSAVLTALAVSGLATDRFCFEGFAPRRPGDRERTFAGLADEQRTMVFFDSPHRVGDTLAAMAHAFGEDRRAAVCRELTKTYEEIRRGPLSELAEWARDGVRGEVTLVVAGAEPRAARTEDHVAEVVARAEAGERLKDAAAAVAAATGLSKRELYQAALAARG
- the rsmA gene encoding 16S rRNA (adenine(1518)-N(6)/adenine(1519)-N(6))-dimethyltransferase RsmA, which encodes MSHDPAPATADPLLGPADVRALAGALGIRPTKTLGQNFVVDPGTVRKIVRTAGIEAGDVVVEVGPGLGSLTLALLETGARVVAIEIDPVLADALPRTVAARMPEAADRLVVVTSDAMDVTELPAFPGEEEPAEPGALVANLPYNVAVPVLLTLLERLPSLRHGLVMVQAEVADRLAAPPGSRTYGVPSAKAAWYAAAQRSATIGRTVFWPVPNVDSALVRLERREPPTTTASRAEVFAVVDAAFSQRRKTLRSALATWAGSPAAAGEAVTAAGLDPTLRGERLGIAEFARIAEQRPVTR
- a CDS encoding universal stress protein codes for the protein MADDDISQSASWTPMAGIRTVAEVDGGVLVGDDGSPCAARAIEYAAAEAARRGAELHVVRAWSIPTGVRPEDAPFGTTPSITEMQEATRAETQRRAEAAAAAHPGLQIHAHTAFTRPDHALLAAAKGADVLVVGSKGRSRLSNMLIGSTATTAVRDATIPVVVVR
- a CDS encoding TatD family hydrolase codes for the protein MSRRERGWPPVPEALPVAVVDNHTHFPVGADDDPGVREGSDPLTMAEQLERAAAVGVDRMVQVGCDLDTLAPSVALAEEHPEIVAALAIHPNEAPLHAGVLEVAPDGLDPALAPRHETSLADAVARVAELARHERVRAIGETGLDYFRGGERAREVQRAAFREHVAIAKELGLALQIHDRDAHEDVVALLLADGAPERTVFHCFSGDVGLARACAEHGWYVSVAGPVTFKANDDLRAAVREVPRELLLVETDAPYLTPAPHRGRPNAPYLLPLTVRRLAEETGVPLADLCHSLTANTEAVYGTW